A single genomic interval of Synergistaceae bacterium harbors:
- a CDS encoding dinitrogenase iron-molybdenum cofactor biosynthesis protein: protein MRIAIPADKNDLNSKVSLSFGRAPFFAIYNT, encoded by the coding sequence ATGAGAATAGCAATTCCTGCAGATAAAAACGATTTAAATTCAAAGGTCTCCCTTTCTTTTGGCAGAGCCCCCTTTTTTGCAATTTATAACACTGA